A region of Streptomyces sp. TG1A-60 DNA encodes the following proteins:
- a CDS encoding transposase, translating into MSKQVIHPLTGHVYRLTEDGLVEVTDPRTGVQGVFDFQARWQSGELRHADLQMAGWVGRLAQRRSTRQPEE; encoded by the coding sequence ATGTCCAAGCAAGTGATCCACCCGCTGACCGGCCATGTCTACCGGCTCACCGAGGACGGCCTGGTCGAGGTGACCGATCCCAGGACGGGGGTGCAGGGCGTCTTCGACTTCCAGGCCCGGTGGCAGTCGGGCGAACTGCGCCACGCCGACCTCCAGATGGCCGGCTGGGTCGGCCGCCTCGCCCAGCGGCGCAGCACCCGGCAGCCGGAGGAGTGA
- a CDS encoding acyl-CoA dehydrogenase family protein: MPQPDPDAWRTQVRQWLAGVLEPARAPEATGGDADLAVFHNLREDEERQLLERCRAYQRSRFDAGYQALTLPADKGGAGLTAAHVAAFAEEESAFEVPPSTELISVTVRLVAMAVSLFGTAEQLHDYARAFLRTDLLACQLFSEPGAGSDLAALRTRARQADGDEWVIDGQKVWTSGAQFADYGLLLARTDPDVVKQAGITAFLVPMDAPGVEVRPIRQMSGGASFNEVFLSGVRVPDRLRIGRPGQGWEVATTTLAFERTASGGGNRRKGGTFSDVLALARSLDRTSDALVRQRLADLYVRAALRAATVDRVARTSAAGGRPGPEASLTKLMASDLLTRTGQVAAELMGARISADTGEPGTFAWTQHLLGAPGYRLAGGTDQVQRNLIGERVLKLPPEPRADRAPFSQLPGN; encoded by the coding sequence ATGCCCCAGCCCGATCCGGACGCATGGCGCACGCAGGTACGGCAGTGGCTGGCCGGCGTGCTCGAACCGGCGCGGGCGCCGGAGGCCACCGGAGGAGACGCCGATCTCGCCGTGTTCCACAACCTCCGCGAGGACGAGGAACGCCAGCTGCTGGAGCGCTGCCGCGCCTATCAGCGGTCCCGCTTCGACGCCGGCTACCAGGCGCTGACCCTCCCCGCGGACAAGGGCGGCGCGGGCCTGACCGCCGCCCACGTGGCCGCCTTCGCCGAAGAGGAGTCCGCCTTCGAGGTGCCGCCTTCCACCGAGCTGATCAGCGTCACCGTGCGCCTGGTCGCGATGGCCGTCTCCCTCTTCGGGACTGCGGAGCAACTCCACGACTACGCACGCGCGTTCCTGCGCACCGACCTGCTGGCCTGCCAGCTCTTCAGCGAGCCCGGTGCGGGCTCCGACCTCGCCGCCCTGCGCACCCGCGCCCGTCAGGCCGACGGGGACGAGTGGGTGATCGACGGTCAGAAGGTGTGGACCTCGGGCGCCCAGTTCGCCGACTACGGCCTGCTGCTGGCCCGGACCGACCCGGACGTCGTCAAACAGGCCGGCATCACCGCCTTCCTGGTCCCGATGGACGCTCCGGGCGTGGAGGTGCGCCCCATCCGGCAGATGAGCGGCGGCGCCTCCTTCAACGAGGTGTTCCTCAGCGGCGTACGCGTCCCGGACCGGCTCCGGATCGGGCGGCCGGGCCAGGGCTGGGAGGTCGCCACCACGACCCTCGCCTTCGAACGGACCGCCTCCGGCGGCGGCAACCGCCGCAAGGGCGGCACCTTCTCGGACGTGCTCGCACTCGCCCGCTCCCTCGACCGCACCTCGGACGCGCTGGTCCGCCAGCGTCTCGCCGACCTGTACGTACGGGCCGCCCTGCGCGCGGCCACCGTGGACCGCGTCGCCAGGACGAGCGCGGCCGGCGGCCGGCCGGGTCCCGAGGCGTCGTTGACCAAGCTCATGGCCTCCGACCTGCTCACCCGTACAGGACAGGTCGCCGCGGAGCTGATGGGGGCGCGGATCAGCGCCGACACCGGGGAACCGGGCACCTTCGCCTGGACGCAGCACCTGCTCGGCGCTCCGGGCTACCGGCTGGCCGGAGGCACCGACCAGGTCCAGCGCAACCTGATCGGCGAGCGGGTGCTGAAGCTGCCACCGGAGCCGCGGGCGGACCGGGCGCCGTTCTCGCAGCTTCCCGGCAACTGA
- a CDS encoding ThuA domain-containing protein, translated as MAGPAGRLDAVLVCGGRWHDFDYARLRLLELLGEHPRVRTTVYQDYDCLAALDRADLLVTYTCDVRPRPAQRAALARFVERGGRWLALHGTNAVIEPSAAGDSRVFTTPRLLGEVAEVLGSQFLAHPPIEPYEVLVTRPEHPLVAGIGPFTVTDELYVSELHGELEVLLHAEYTGPCRGFAEGDTAALDRAPRPVLYLKRHGRGEVCYFTLGHCRGRYDVRDLGVDDTGRVDVGPWQTPEFLTVLRRCVERTVGGRSPAR; from the coding sequence GTGGCGGGCCCGGCCGGCCGCCTGGACGCCGTACTGGTCTGCGGCGGACGGTGGCACGACTTCGACTACGCGCGGCTGCGGCTGCTGGAACTTCTCGGAGAGCATCCGCGGGTGCGCACCACGGTGTACCAGGACTACGACTGCCTGGCCGCCCTCGACAGGGCGGACCTGCTGGTCACCTACACCTGCGACGTCCGGCCCCGCCCGGCGCAACGGGCCGCGCTGGCACGGTTCGTCGAGCGGGGCGGGCGCTGGCTCGCCCTGCACGGCACCAACGCGGTGATCGAGCCGTCGGCGGCCGGCGACTCGCGGGTGTTCACCACTCCGCGGCTCCTCGGGGAAGTGGCGGAGGTGCTCGGCAGCCAGTTCCTGGCCCACCCGCCGATCGAGCCGTACGAGGTGCTGGTGACCCGGCCCGAGCACCCGCTGGTCGCCGGGATCGGACCGTTCACGGTCACCGACGAGCTGTACGTGAGCGAGCTGCACGGCGAGCTGGAGGTGCTGCTGCACGCCGAGTACACGGGGCCGTGCCGCGGTTTCGCCGAGGGCGACACGGCGGCCCTCGACCGCGCGCCCCGGCCGGTGCTGTACCTCAAGCGGCACGGCCGCGGCGAGGTCTGCTACTTCACCCTCGGCCACTGCCGAGGCCGCTACGACGTGCGGGACCTCGGCGTGGACGACACCGGGCGCGTGGACGTGGGTCCTTGGCAGACACCGGAGTTCCTGACAGTGCTCCGCCGCTGTGTGGAGCGGACGGTGGGCGGGCGAAGCCCGGCTCGGTGA
- a CDS encoding 2Fe-2S iron-sulfur cluster-binding protein → MDEQVTHRVAVRPSGVELEVLDGEDLFTAAGRLGYRWPTVCGGKGTCRTCFVQVEEGAENCSPVGPQEREGIEALRRPADGLTRLACRLRVEGPVTVTKRGVRRRVQE, encoded by the coding sequence GTGGATGAGCAGGTGACCCACCGGGTGGCGGTCAGGCCCTCCGGCGTCGAGCTCGAAGTCCTCGACGGCGAGGACCTGTTCACCGCCGCCGGGCGGCTCGGCTACCGCTGGCCCACCGTCTGCGGCGGCAAGGGCACCTGCCGTACCTGCTTCGTCCAGGTCGAGGAGGGCGCCGAGAACTGTTCCCCCGTGGGCCCGCAGGAACGCGAGGGCATCGAGGCCCTGCGCAGACCGGCGGACGGCCTGACCCGGCTCGCCTGCCGGCTCCGGGTCGAGGGCCCGGTGACCGTGACCAAGCGCGGCGTGCGCCGCCGAGTGCAGGAGTGA
- a CDS encoding DUF4328 domain-containing protein → MNSVRVACCRAEHHARRAACWPRRRRRSRSSRSLNTALLAPDRFGKGRGWAIGGWPIPQANFWLPYRTPVDLWGAATPLKATASSPYRE, encoded by the coding sequence ATGAACTCCGTCCGCGTCGCATGCTGCCGGGCGGAACACCACGCTCGGCGCGCGGCCTGCTGGCCGCGGCGTCGGCGGCGTTCGCGATCGTCGCGCTCACTGAACACCGCGCTGCTGGCACCCGATCGGTTCGGTAAGGGGCGGGGCTGGGCGATCGGCGGCTGGCCCATCCCACAGGCGAACTTTTGGCTGCCGTACCGCACCCCCGTCGACCTATGGGGTGCCGCAACTCCGCTGAAGGCGACCGCGAGCAGCCCTTACCGCGAGTGA
- a CDS encoding sugar ABC transporter ATP-binding protein, whose protein sequence is MGTELTGPVLRVAALSKRFGDTQALKDVGLEVMPGEIHALIGPNGSGKSTLIKILAGYHHAEPGAVAELDGEPFGLGQVAASRHNRLRFVHQELGLVGELSAIDNLALSHGFARTAFGNIRWPEMERRTNALVERFGLGIDVRRPLMTATPVQRTVVAIAAALQGWEGRRGVLVLDEPTAVLPPGEVARLFDIVREVRDAGAGVLYVSHRMDEIFALADRVTVIRGGRRIATRQVAELTPHLLAELMAGEETETAHRPAPPAGPADPVLEVRDLWAGPLRGVGFDLAGGERLGITGLVGSGHEIVPYAVCGAHAGRVSGRMRLPERSERWTEARDASGLGLPLVPADRAGEGVIGDFSVGENLTLPLLDRLRSRSGRLHRRRESALAQDWIGRVGVRTAGHGARITTLSGGNQQKVVMARCLAGRPPVLALCEPTAGVDIATRLQLYDLIERQSGEGMGVIVSSSDTQDLLALCTRVLVVRDGRIAREISGRDITEPALVHAMEGTE, encoded by the coding sequence GTGGGGACTGAGTTGACCGGGCCGGTGCTACGGGTGGCCGCCCTGTCGAAGAGATTCGGCGACACCCAGGCGCTTAAGGACGTCGGTCTCGAGGTCATGCCCGGCGAGATCCACGCTCTGATCGGGCCCAACGGCTCCGGCAAGTCCACCCTGATCAAGATCCTCGCCGGCTACCACCACGCGGAGCCGGGTGCGGTGGCCGAACTCGACGGCGAGCCCTTCGGCCTCGGCCAGGTCGCGGCTTCCCGCCACAACCGGCTGCGCTTCGTCCACCAGGAGCTGGGGCTGGTGGGCGAGTTGAGCGCCATCGACAACCTCGCGCTCAGCCATGGCTTCGCACGCACGGCCTTCGGCAACATCCGCTGGCCGGAGATGGAGCGGCGCACGAACGCCCTCGTCGAACGGTTCGGCCTCGGCATCGACGTACGCAGGCCCCTGATGACGGCCACCCCCGTCCAGCGCACGGTGGTGGCCATCGCCGCCGCACTTCAGGGCTGGGAGGGCCGCCGGGGGGTCCTGGTGCTCGACGAGCCCACCGCGGTACTGCCGCCCGGCGAGGTGGCCCGCCTCTTCGACATCGTGCGGGAGGTCCGCGACGCCGGCGCCGGGGTCCTGTACGTCTCGCACCGGATGGACGAGATCTTCGCTCTCGCCGACCGGGTCACCGTGATCCGCGGCGGGCGCCGGATCGCCACCCGCCAGGTCGCCGAGCTCACTCCGCACCTGCTGGCGGAGCTGATGGCGGGCGAGGAGACGGAGACCGCGCACCGTCCGGCGCCCCCCGCCGGTCCTGCCGACCCGGTGCTGGAGGTCCGCGACCTGTGGGCCGGGCCGTTGCGGGGAGTCGGCTTCGACCTGGCCGGGGGCGAGCGCCTGGGCATCACCGGGCTGGTCGGCTCCGGCCACGAGATCGTGCCGTACGCGGTGTGCGGGGCCCACGCCGGGCGGGTGAGCGGCAGGATGCGGCTGCCGGAACGCTCTGAGCGGTGGACCGAGGCCCGTGACGCGAGCGGCCTGGGTCTTCCCCTGGTACCGGCGGACCGGGCGGGCGAGGGAGTGATCGGCGACTTCTCGGTCGGCGAGAACCTCACCCTGCCGCTCCTGGACCGGCTGCGCTCCCGGTCCGGGCGGTTGCACCGGCGCCGCGAGTCCGCCCTGGCGCAGGACTGGATCGGGCGGGTCGGGGTGCGAACGGCCGGACACGGGGCCCGGATCACCACACTGAGCGGCGGCAACCAGCAGAAGGTCGTCATGGCCCGCTGCCTGGCCGGGCGGCCGCCGGTGCTGGCGCTGTGCGAACCCACGGCGGGCGTGGACATCGCCACCCGGCTACAGCTGTACGACCTGATAGAGCGTCAGTCCGGCGAGGGCATGGGCGTCATCGTGTCCTCCTCCGACACGCAGGACCTGCTCGCGCTGTGCACCCGCGTCCTGGTGGTGCGGGACGGCCGGATCGCACGGGAGATCAGCGGCCGGGACATCACCGAGCCCGCGCTCGTGCACGCCATGGAAGGAACCGAGTGA
- a CDS encoding ABC transporter permease produces the protein MTSTPTRAAEVPPSVPERSAVSAPGTPARRTAAAVSFRNIGAVYVWLVIVVLFTVWAPDTFPTTITVKQVLNGNAVAGLVALSVVPPLAARVFDLSIAFTMSLTSVLTAHFMVSAGLGPGTAIALAMTAALLVGVVNGIVVVVLRVDSFIATLATGALIQSLITMATNDSSITGVRLLAEPFASIAQLDAGGVTLPVLYLLLAALAIWFLLEHTATGRRLYATGFNADAARLQGVRTDRLRFLTLVASALLSGFAGVVFTASVGSGSPTAGTPYLLSAYAAAFVGATQLRAGRFNAWGTVLAVLLLGTGITGLGLATSAQWAASLFTGSVLIVALVLTGGRIALPTVLRRRARTRPDSTTGKEICR, from the coding sequence ATGACGTCCACCCCGACCCGGGCGGCGGAGGTCCCGCCGTCCGTACCGGAGAGGTCCGCGGTGTCCGCCCCGGGGACACCGGCCCGACGGACGGCGGCCGCCGTGTCGTTCCGGAACATCGGCGCCGTGTACGTGTGGCTGGTCATCGTCGTGCTCTTCACCGTCTGGGCGCCGGACACGTTCCCGACCACCATCACGGTCAAGCAGGTACTGAATGGCAACGCCGTGGCGGGCCTGGTCGCACTCAGCGTCGTACCGCCGCTGGCCGCACGCGTCTTCGACCTCTCCATCGCCTTCACCATGTCGCTCACCAGCGTGCTGACCGCCCACTTCATGGTCTCCGCCGGGCTCGGGCCCGGCACGGCCATCGCGCTGGCGATGACCGCCGCACTGCTGGTCGGGGTCGTCAACGGCATCGTGGTGGTGGTCCTGCGCGTCGACTCGTTCATCGCCACCCTGGCCACCGGCGCGCTGATCCAGTCCCTGATCACCATGGCCACCAACGACAGCTCCATCACTGGTGTGCGGCTGCTCGCCGAGCCGTTCGCGAGCATCGCCCAGCTGGACGCCGGCGGCGTCACCCTGCCGGTGCTGTATCTGCTGCTCGCCGCCCTCGCCATCTGGTTCCTGCTGGAACACACCGCCACCGGGCGCCGGTTGTATGCCACCGGATTCAACGCCGACGCGGCCCGGCTGCAAGGGGTGCGCACCGACCGGCTGCGCTTTCTGACCCTGGTGGCCTCCGCGCTGCTGTCCGGTTTCGCCGGCGTCGTCTTCACGGCCTCGGTCGGCTCCGGATCACCGACCGCCGGTACCCCGTATCTGCTGTCGGCCTACGCCGCCGCCTTCGTCGGGGCGACCCAGTTGCGCGCGGGCCGCTTCAACGCCTGGGGCACGGTCCTCGCGGTCCTCCTGCTCGGCACCGGCATCACGGGCCTCGGGCTCGCCACCAGCGCGCAGTGGGCCGCGAGCCTGTTCACCGGCTCGGTCCTCATCGTGGCGCTGGTGCTCACCGGTGGCCGGATCGCCCTGCCGACCGTCCTGCGCCGCCGGGCGAGAACCCGGCCGGACTCGACCACCGGCAAGGAGATCTGCCGATGA
- a CDS encoding substrate-binding domain-containing protein — protein sequence MSSRPRRAVRRAMTATLPVTALLALAACGTGTTPAADSTQAGAPGSPGLAAARAALAKYSERPATISVTEPVGKAIPKGKKIDFILCGVQSCKDLADFFTEAAKELGWQVKQIATQGTPESVQAAYEQAVRDKPDAVVASGFPRAVYAKQLAQLKAAGIPVIQSNADDVTGDGISLLKNGPKDVGVQGEMLASWVVSNSGAKADTVYFDLPAYTILKPVKDSFAAKYKEWCDGCALDNVDVPITAVGKDMPDRVVSYLRSHPKVTYVVFSLGLLNVGVPAAMKTAGITGKHIVVNVGDAQNYQYIQGGLTDGAMALNSHETAWLQADALARHFTGQSMAVGQKAVLPNMLVTKDNLPSADGDFPIVEDYKKQFKALWGLS from the coding sequence ATGAGTTCCAGACCCCGTCGCGCGGTCCGCCGCGCCATGACCGCGACCCTCCCCGTCACCGCCCTGCTCGCCCTCGCGGCCTGCGGCACCGGGACCACTCCGGCCGCCGACTCGACGCAGGCGGGGGCGCCGGGCTCCCCCGGACTGGCGGCGGCCCGCGCCGCCCTGGCGAAGTACTCCGAGCGCCCGGCCACGATCTCCGTGACCGAGCCGGTGGGCAAGGCGATCCCCAAGGGCAAGAAGATCGACTTCATCCTCTGCGGCGTCCAGTCCTGCAAGGACCTCGCCGACTTCTTCACCGAGGCCGCGAAGGAACTCGGCTGGCAGGTGAAGCAGATCGCCACCCAGGGCACCCCGGAGTCCGTCCAGGCCGCCTACGAACAGGCCGTACGCGACAAGCCGGACGCCGTCGTCGCCTCCGGATTCCCCCGTGCCGTCTACGCCAAGCAGCTGGCACAGCTGAAGGCGGCCGGCATCCCCGTCATCCAGTCGAACGCCGACGACGTGACGGGTGACGGCATCTCCCTGCTGAAGAACGGGCCGAAGGACGTCGGCGTCCAGGGCGAGATGCTGGCCTCATGGGTGGTGTCGAACAGCGGCGCCAAGGCGGACACCGTCTACTTCGACCTGCCGGCCTACACGATCCTCAAGCCCGTCAAGGACTCGTTCGCGGCCAAGTACAAGGAATGGTGCGACGGTTGCGCGCTCGACAACGTCGACGTGCCGATCACCGCGGTGGGCAAGGACATGCCGGACCGCGTGGTGTCGTACCTCCGGTCGCACCCGAAGGTGACCTATGTCGTCTTCTCCCTGGGCCTGCTCAACGTGGGCGTGCCGGCCGCAATGAAGACAGCCGGGATCACCGGCAAGCACATCGTCGTCAACGTCGGTGACGCGCAGAACTACCAGTACATCCAGGGCGGTCTCACCGACGGCGCGATGGCGCTGAACTCGCACGAGACGGCCTGGCTCCAGGCCGACGCGCTGGCCCGGCACTTCACCGGCCAGTCCATGGCCGTGGGCCAGAAGGCGGTACTGCCCAACATGCTCGTCACCAAGGACAACCTGCCCTCGGCCGACGGCGACTTCCCGATCGTCGAGGACTACAAGAAGCAGTTCAAGGCGCTGTGGGGACTGAGTTGA
- a CDS encoding SDR family oxidoreductase yields MDLGLTGAKALVTGASRGIGRAIAGTLAAEGCALALCARGEEGLAKAAAELRGEGATVFAEPVDVTDPTALADFVGRAAGELGGLDLLVSNVSAGNVKGPESWEASLRGDLIPFAGLVEAALPHLEASDRAAVVAIGTTNASDTARPAGANSYSALKAAVVQHASALAHSLAPKGIRVNTVSPGPIDFPGGAWETIRTSRPEVYEEVLAKLPIGRYGTAEDVAAAVAFLLGRTGSFCVGVNLVVDGGLLTRVQY; encoded by the coding sequence ATGGATCTGGGACTGACAGGCGCGAAGGCACTGGTGACCGGCGCGAGCCGGGGCATCGGCCGGGCGATCGCCGGAACCCTCGCGGCCGAGGGCTGCGCACTGGCGTTGTGCGCCAGAGGCGAGGAAGGGCTGGCCAAGGCCGCCGCCGAACTGCGGGGCGAGGGAGCCACGGTGTTCGCGGAGCCGGTCGACGTCACCGACCCGACGGCCCTCGCGGATTTCGTGGGGCGGGCGGCCGGTGAACTCGGCGGGCTGGACCTGCTGGTGTCCAACGTGTCGGCGGGCAACGTGAAGGGCCCCGAATCCTGGGAAGCCAGCCTGCGAGGCGACCTGATCCCGTTCGCGGGACTCGTAGAGGCGGCTCTTCCGCATCTGGAGGCCTCCGACCGGGCCGCCGTCGTGGCCATCGGCACCACCAACGCCTCCGACACCGCGCGCCCGGCCGGAGCGAACTCCTACTCCGCGCTCAAGGCGGCCGTCGTCCAGCACGCCTCGGCCCTCGCGCACTCCCTCGCGCCGAAGGGCATCCGCGTCAACACCGTCTCGCCCGGCCCGATCGACTTCCCCGGCGGTGCCTGGGAGACCATCCGCACCAGCCGCCCGGAGGTGTACGAGGAGGTCCTCGCCAAGCTGCCGATCGGCCGCTACGGCACCGCCGAGGACGTGGCCGCGGCGGTGGCGTTCCTCCTCGGGCGGACCGGCTCCTTCTGCGTCGGGGTCAACCTCGTGGTGGACGGCGGGCTGCTCACCCGCGTCCAGTACTGA
- a CDS encoding aromatic ring-hydroxylating dioxygenase subunit alpha, giving the protein MPRAQRPGLPRPGQPPRSPALRYERNDYLGSEDIDTARFTSHEWAEREMRQVWRRVWQFACLESEVPEVGDHEVYEIGDDSLIVVRTAPEEIRAFVNVCLHRGRKLRTGGGNVSEFRCSFHGFAWNLDGTMQNPPCAWDFPHVTPEKFALPEAQVATWRGFVFINMDPYAESFDSYRGTFDDYYIWPLENRYKSLHIAKVLPCNWKVAQDAFIESFHVIATHPQMLTWLADANSQYDVMADQPNWNRMINIQGAPSPHVADSVTEEDVLETFYDSRSFYSAAQGRDLVMQEGDELPAIPSGGTARQVLAARMREQLAATSQQDFSETPDTELLDAINYLLFPNFNPWGGAKSNIIYRFRPNGLDPDSCTAEIIFMSSPKQPGETPPPAKIRWVPEDTLFADIPELGVLGPVFDQDCENLPYVQQGLKAMRKPGITLANYQESRIRHFNQTLDQWMSR; this is encoded by the coding sequence GTGCCCCGGGCCCAGCGTCCAGGACTACCTCGACCAGGACAGCCGCCCCGTTCCCCCGCCCTGAGGTACGAGCGGAACGACTACCTCGGCAGCGAGGACATCGACACCGCCCGTTTCACCTCCCACGAGTGGGCCGAACGCGAGATGCGGCAGGTCTGGCGGCGCGTCTGGCAGTTCGCCTGCCTGGAGAGCGAGGTCCCCGAGGTGGGCGACCACGAGGTCTACGAGATCGGTGACGACTCCCTCATCGTCGTCCGCACGGCTCCCGAAGAGATCCGCGCCTTCGTCAACGTCTGTCTGCACCGCGGCCGCAAACTGCGCACCGGCGGCGGCAACGTCAGCGAGTTCCGCTGCTCGTTCCACGGCTTCGCCTGGAACCTCGACGGCACGATGCAGAATCCGCCCTGTGCCTGGGACTTCCCGCACGTCACCCCGGAGAAGTTCGCCCTCCCCGAGGCCCAGGTGGCCACCTGGCGCGGCTTCGTCTTCATCAACATGGACCCGTACGCCGAGTCCTTCGACAGCTACCGCGGCACCTTCGACGACTACTACATCTGGCCGCTGGAGAACCGCTACAAGTCGCTGCACATCGCCAAGGTGCTGCCCTGCAACTGGAAGGTCGCGCAGGACGCGTTCATCGAGTCCTTCCATGTGATCGCCACACATCCGCAGATGCTGACGTGGCTCGCCGACGCCAACTCGCAGTACGACGTCATGGCGGACCAGCCGAACTGGAACCGGATGATCAACATCCAGGGCGCGCCCAGCCCACACGTGGCGGACTCGGTCACGGAGGAGGACGTCCTGGAGACCTTCTACGACTCGCGTTCGTTCTATTCCGCCGCCCAGGGGCGTGACCTGGTGATGCAGGAGGGCGACGAACTGCCGGCGATCCCGTCCGGCGGCACCGCACGTCAGGTCCTCGCCGCGCGGATGCGCGAGCAACTGGCGGCCACATCGCAGCAGGACTTCTCGGAGACCCCCGACACCGAGCTGCTGGACGCCATCAACTACTTGCTGTTCCCCAATTTCAACCCCTGGGGTGGCGCCAAGTCGAACATCATCTACCGGTTCCGGCCCAACGGCCTCGACCCCGACTCCTGCACCGCCGAGATCATCTTCATGTCGTCCCCGAAGCAGCCCGGCGAGACGCCGCCCCCGGCGAAGATCCGCTGGGTGCCGGAGGACACGCTCTTCGCCGACATCCCCGAACTCGGCGTGCTCGGGCCCGTCTTCGACCAGGACTGCGAGAACCTGCCCTACGTCCAGCAGGGCCTGAAGGCGATGCGCAAGCCGGGCATCACCCTGGCGAACTACCAGGAGAGCCGTATCCGCCACTTCAACCAGACGCTCGACCAGTGGATGAGCAGGTGA
- a CDS encoding AMP-binding protein — translation MSLLPLDRRAQETPEDPALVDDLGVLSWSALADQVARAAARLLEFAPGPDDRIAVLGDNAIPTLVAHLAGLRAGVGTVATSRNLTSGELVDQIIDAGVTAIVTGPAGAGAALDAARELGLPLVTHATPAVGHAFDWDLWLAAAPAGRAGPADRPARPPLVYTSGTTGQARGTEVRWVSGPVADSAAYLTAMSARPGFPPGPHLVCGPLQHNAPLTSLRHLAAGQPVVVLGRYDGETFLSRVQRWRVSSTVMVPTHFQRLLALPEEVRARYDVSSLRQVSHTGSACPPDVKRAMIEWFGPVLTESYGASEAGTVARISSAEWLAHPGSVGRVRAPFEVLVTDDDGRPLPTGERGLLAFRAPDDQGVRYHADPDKTRSAYLSPGVFTLGDIGYVDADGYIFITDRAADVVVSGGVNLYPAESEAVLRRHPAVAEVAVIGVPDPDFGESLRALVVVAGDEPPADELDRFCREHLAAHKCPKSYEFVPELLRNAMGKLDKRAMRRPYWHSERTIAG, via the coding sequence ATGTCGCTGCTGCCACTCGACCGTCGCGCCCAGGAGACACCCGAGGACCCCGCCCTGGTGGACGACCTGGGCGTGCTGTCCTGGTCCGCTCTCGCCGACCAGGTGGCGCGGGCGGCGGCGCGACTGCTGGAGTTCGCGCCCGGCCCCGACGACCGGATCGCCGTCCTCGGTGACAACGCCATCCCGACGCTGGTGGCCCACCTGGCCGGCCTGCGCGCCGGGGTCGGGACCGTGGCCACGTCCCGGAACCTCACCTCGGGAGAACTCGTCGACCAGATCATCGACGCGGGCGTGACCGCGATCGTCACCGGTCCGGCAGGAGCGGGTGCGGCCCTGGACGCGGCCCGGGAACTGGGCCTGCCACTGGTGACGCACGCAACGCCGGCCGTCGGGCACGCCTTCGACTGGGACCTGTGGCTGGCGGCCGCGCCGGCCGGCCGCGCCGGCCCGGCGGACCGGCCCGCCCGCCCTCCGCTCGTCTACACCTCGGGCACCACCGGACAGGCGCGCGGCACCGAGGTGCGCTGGGTGAGCGGCCCGGTCGCCGACAGCGCCGCCTACCTCACCGCGATGTCCGCCCGGCCAGGGTTCCCTCCGGGACCACACCTGGTGTGCGGCCCGCTCCAGCACAACGCGCCACTGACCTCGCTCCGCCACCTGGCGGCCGGTCAGCCCGTGGTCGTCCTCGGCAGATACGACGGGGAGACGTTCCTCAGCCGGGTGCAGAGGTGGCGGGTCTCCTCGACGGTGATGGTGCCCACCCACTTCCAGCGGCTGCTCGCCCTCCCGGAGGAGGTCCGCGCCCGGTACGACGTCTCCAGCCTGCGGCAGGTCTCTCACACCGGCTCCGCGTGTCCGCCGGACGTGAAGCGCGCCATGATCGAGTGGTTCGGTCCGGTGCTGACCGAGTCGTACGGCGCCAGCGAGGCCGGGACGGTGGCCCGCATCAGCAGCGCCGAGTGGCTGGCGCACCCGGGCTCGGTCGGGCGCGTCCGGGCCCCGTTCGAGGTCCTGGTCACCGATGACGACGGCCGGCCACTGCCGACCGGCGAACGCGGTCTGCTGGCCTTCAGGGCCCCGGACGACCAGGGCGTCCGCTACCACGCGGACCCTGACAAGACCAGGTCCGCCTACCTCTCCCCCGGCGTCTTCACGCTCGGCGACATCGGCTACGTCGACGCGGACGGCTACATCTTCATCACCGACCGGGCCGCGGACGTGGTGGTCTCCGGCGGCGTGAACCTGTACCCGGCCGAGAGCGAGGCGGTCCTGCGCCGGCACCCGGCGGTCGCCGAGGTCGCCGTCATCGGCGTGCCCGACCCGGACTTCGGCGAGTCCCTGCGGGCGCTGGTCGTGGTGGCGGGGGACGAGCCGCCGGCCGATGAGCTGGACCGGTTCTGCCGCGAGCACCTCGCCGCCCACAAGTGCCCGAAGTCGTACGAATTCGTCCCGGAACTGCTGCGCAACGCGATGGGCAAGCTCGACAAACGCGCGATGCGCCGCCCGTACTGGCACTCCGAACGGACCATCGCCGGCTGA